A DNA window from Allokutzneria albata contains the following coding sequences:
- a CDS encoding leucyl aminopeptidase translates to MTVPKLALTDSDPTTAAADTVVIGTVQGADGLALADGAAAVDAAFDGKLVELLETLGATGKAEEVVKLPSAGKLTAALVVAVGVGAPNDEGTVTAEQVRRAAGAAARSLNGTVRVLNTLGELDLSAAVEGHLLGGYTFTEYKSEKADEKAAKVEFTSVAGAKDKATKAKLKAATAIAEAVITARDFVNTPPNDLFPASFAERAKKLGEAAGLDVEVLDEKALRKGGYGGILGVGGGSARKPRLVRLSYKGPKARKKVALVGKGITFDTGGISIKPAGEMHHMTSDMAGAAAVIATVVLAAKLKYPLEVVATVPMAENMPGGESYRPGDVLTFLGGKTCEVQNTDAEGRLILADAMVRACQDGPDYLVDTATLTGAQVVALGKRTAGVMGTDEFRDRVAALGRGVGEYAWAMPLPEELRADLNSNVADLANITGHRWGGMLSAGIFLREFVAEGVQWAHVDVAGPAFNSGGAWGYTTKGGTGTPVRTLAAVLADIAENG, encoded by the coding sequence GTGACCGTCCCCAAGCTAGCGCTCACCGACAGTGACCCCACCACCGCCGCGGCCGACACCGTCGTCATCGGCACCGTGCAGGGGGCGGACGGCCTGGCGCTCGCCGACGGCGCGGCCGCGGTGGACGCCGCGTTCGACGGCAAGCTCGTCGAGCTGCTGGAGACCCTGGGCGCCACCGGCAAGGCCGAGGAGGTCGTGAAGCTGCCCAGCGCGGGCAAGCTCACCGCCGCGCTCGTCGTCGCCGTAGGCGTCGGCGCCCCGAACGACGAGGGCACCGTGACCGCCGAGCAGGTCCGCAGGGCCGCCGGTGCGGCCGCGCGCTCCCTCAACGGCACTGTGCGCGTGCTGAACACCCTTGGCGAGCTGGACCTGTCCGCGGCCGTCGAGGGCCACCTGCTCGGCGGCTACACCTTCACCGAGTACAAGTCCGAGAAGGCCGACGAGAAGGCCGCGAAGGTGGAGTTCACCTCCGTCGCGGGCGCGAAGGACAAGGCGACGAAGGCGAAGCTCAAGGCCGCGACCGCGATCGCCGAGGCCGTGATCACCGCCCGCGACTTCGTCAACACCCCGCCGAACGACCTGTTCCCGGCGTCCTTCGCCGAGCGCGCCAAGAAGCTCGGCGAGGCCGCGGGCCTGGACGTCGAGGTGCTCGACGAGAAGGCGCTGCGCAAGGGCGGCTACGGCGGCATCCTCGGTGTCGGCGGCGGTTCCGCCCGCAAGCCGCGCCTGGTCCGGCTCAGCTACAAGGGCCCGAAGGCGCGCAAGAAGGTCGCGCTCGTCGGCAAGGGCATCACCTTCGACACCGGCGGCATCTCGATCAAGCCCGCGGGCGAGATGCACCACATGACCAGCGACATGGCCGGCGCGGCCGCGGTGATCGCCACGGTGGTGCTCGCGGCGAAGCTGAAGTACCCGCTGGAGGTCGTCGCCACGGTTCCGATGGCGGAGAACATGCCCGGCGGCGAGTCCTACCGCCCCGGCGACGTGCTGACCTTCCTCGGCGGCAAGACCTGCGAGGTGCAGAACACCGACGCCGAAGGCCGCCTCATCCTGGCCGACGCCATGGTCCGCGCGTGCCAGGACGGCCCGGACTACCTGGTCGACACCGCCACGCTGACCGGCGCGCAGGTCGTCGCGCTCGGCAAGCGCACCGCGGGCGTCATGGGCACCGACGAGTTCCGCGACCGCGTGGCCGCGCTCGGCCGCGGTGTCGGCGAGTACGCGTGGGCCATGCCGCTGCCGGAGGAGCTGCGGGCGGACCTGAACTCCAACGTCGCCGACCTGGCCAACATCACCGGCCACCGCTGGGGCGGCATGCTCTCCGCGGGCATCTTCCTGCGCGAGTTCGTCGCCGAGGGCGTCCAGTGGGCGCACGTCGACGTGGCGGGCCCGGCCTTCAACAGCGGTGGCGCCTGGGGCTACACCACCAAGGGCGGCACCGGCACCCCGGTCCGCACCCTGGCCGCCGTCCTCGCCGACATCGCCGAGAACGGCTGA
- a CDS encoding APC family permease, whose protein sequence is MAVEPRQPTAIRVPGVVVLGLGAMIGLGPFLLLAPAAASAGIWLLAGLPLAAVTALCAMYSTSERSSIREHMGRWPGRVAGTGRFVALGCLAVVLARTFAEHVAPDQPDLAAFAVLAVAAAGNASGLLRWGSGLAWLIGGVVLLVLVLVIAACLAVAPPVAPIGAPAAQVGDPRSLMTAAAILFLGFVGFERVTAPADGEPQHGWRTTRRAIPVIAGVVTVLYALLGVALLHQLGPARLALSPAPLRDAVIAADGAVMVPFVEFGAGVGLASCLVLVLVAMRRMVVEAAIEREVATPLATIARAGTTWPIDLVVGGLVVLALPLLDLTGAVHLAACCVLVHYAFANAATRVELIDQQRTWPMRTACFGLGISVMLAMSLPPMTLLTTLVVLVVGSCLGALISHRWR, encoded by the coding sequence GTGGCAGTCGAGCCGCGTCAACCAACCGCGATCCGGGTTCCCGGCGTCGTGGTCCTCGGCCTAGGCGCCATGATCGGCCTCGGCCCGTTCCTGCTCCTGGCGCCCGCCGCGGCCTCGGCGGGGATCTGGCTGCTCGCCGGGCTCCCGCTGGCGGCGGTCACCGCGTTGTGCGCCATGTACTCCACCTCGGAGCGCTCCTCGATCCGCGAGCACATGGGCCGCTGGCCCGGCCGGGTCGCGGGCACCGGGCGGTTCGTCGCGCTGGGCTGCCTCGCCGTGGTGCTCGCGAGGACCTTCGCCGAGCACGTCGCTCCCGACCAACCGGATCTCGCCGCGTTCGCGGTGCTCGCTGTCGCGGCGGCCGGCAACGCCAGTGGGCTGCTTCGGTGGGGCAGCGGTCTCGCGTGGCTGATCGGCGGCGTCGTGCTGCTCGTGCTCGTCCTGGTCATCGCCGCGTGCCTGGCCGTCGCGCCCCCGGTCGCGCCGATCGGAGCCCCGGCAGCGCAGGTCGGAGATCCGCGCAGCCTGATGACCGCCGCCGCGATCCTGTTCCTGGGCTTCGTCGGGTTCGAGCGGGTCACCGCGCCCGCCGACGGAGAACCGCAGCACGGCTGGCGCACCACCCGCCGCGCCATTCCGGTGATCGCCGGGGTGGTCACCGTGCTCTACGCCCTGCTCGGCGTGGCGCTGCTGCACCAGCTCGGCCCGGCGCGGCTGGCCCTCTCGCCCGCACCGCTGCGGGACGCGGTGATCGCCGCGGACGGAGCGGTGATGGTGCCGTTCGTGGAGTTCGGCGCCGGGGTGGGGCTCGCGTCCTGCCTGGTGCTGGTGCTCGTCGCGATGCGCAGGATGGTGGTGGAGGCCGCGATCGAGCGCGAGGTGGCGACGCCGCTGGCCACGATCGCCCGCGCGGGCACCACCTGGCCGATCGACCTGGTGGTCGGCGGGCTCGTCGTGCTGGCCCTGCCGTTGCTGGACCTCACCGGGGCCGTGCACCTGGCGGCCTGCTGCGTGCTGGTGCACTACGCCTTCGCCAACGCGGCGACCCGGGTGGAGCTGATCGACCAGCAGCGGACCTGGCCGATGCGCACCGCGTGCTTCGGCCTGGGCATCTCGGTGATGCTCGCGATGAGCCTGCCGCCGATGACCTTGCTCACCACGCTGGTGGTGCTCGTGGTGGGTTCGTGCCTGGGGGCTTTGATTTCCCATCGGTGGCGGTAG
- the gcvT gene encoding glycine cleavage system aminomethyltransferase GcvT: MTDSQLRTSPLHTAHRDLGATFAPFGGWEMPIQYSGGGVVAEHTAVREAVGVFDVSHLGKALVAGPGAAEFVNSCLTNDLRKIGAGQAQYTLCCVESGGVVDDLIAYLVSDDEVFLIPNAANTAEVCRMLSVAAPEGVTVTEQHTDYGVLAVQGPKSSELLEALGLPTKLDYMAFADAEWEGRTVRVCRTGYTGEHGFELVPRWDDAPAVWAALLDAAAPLGGRACGLGARDTLRTEMGYPLHGQDLSLEITPVQAGSGWAVGWKKDSFWGHEALRAEKANGPVRKLFGLRALERGVPRAHMDVLDAAGERIGESTSGTFSPTLKIGVALALLDTSADVKIGDEVTLDVRGRSLRCEVVKPPFVRTNVK, from the coding sequence GTGACCGACTCTCAGCTCCGCACCAGTCCGCTGCACACCGCCCACCGCGACCTCGGCGCCACGTTCGCGCCGTTCGGCGGGTGGGAGATGCCGATCCAGTACTCCGGCGGCGGGGTCGTCGCGGAGCACACCGCGGTCCGCGAGGCGGTCGGCGTCTTCGACGTCTCGCACCTGGGCAAGGCCCTCGTCGCGGGGCCGGGCGCGGCCGAGTTCGTGAACTCCTGCCTGACCAACGACCTGCGCAAGATCGGCGCGGGCCAGGCCCAGTACACGCTGTGCTGCGTGGAGTCCGGCGGCGTGGTCGACGACCTGATCGCCTACCTGGTCAGCGACGACGAGGTGTTCCTCATCCCCAACGCGGCCAACACGGCCGAGGTCTGCCGGATGCTCTCCGTCGCGGCGCCCGAGGGCGTCACCGTCACCGAGCAGCACACCGACTACGGCGTGCTCGCGGTCCAGGGCCCGAAGTCCTCGGAGCTGCTGGAGGCGCTCGGCCTGCCGACGAAGCTGGACTACATGGCCTTCGCCGACGCGGAGTGGGAGGGCCGCACGGTCCGCGTCTGCCGCACCGGCTACACCGGCGAGCACGGCTTCGAGCTGGTGCCGCGCTGGGACGACGCGCCCGCTGTGTGGGCGGCGCTGCTGGACGCGGCGGCACCGCTGGGCGGGCGGGCCTGCGGCCTCGGCGCGCGGGACACGCTGCGCACCGAGATGGGCTACCCGCTGCACGGCCAGGACCTGTCGCTGGAGATCACCCCGGTGCAGGCGGGCTCCGGCTGGGCGGTCGGCTGGAAGAAGGACTCCTTCTGGGGTCACGAGGCGCTGCGCGCGGAGAAGGCGAACGGCCCGGTCCGCAAGCTCTTCGGCCTGCGCGCGCTGGAGCGCGGGGTGCCCCGCGCGCACATGGACGTGCTCGACGCGGCGGGGGAGCGGATCGGCGAGTCCACCTCCGGCACCTTCTCGCCGACGCTCAAGATCGGCGTGGCGCTGGCACTGCTGGACACCTCGGCGGACGTGAAGATCGGCGACGAGGTGACCCTCGACGTGCGCGGCCGCTCGCTGCGCTGCGAGGTCGTCAAGCCGCCGTTCGTGCGGACCAACGTCAAGTAG
- a CDS encoding DUF402 domain-containing protein, with the protein MAGRLWAPGEEVLYSFRRNDGSLGAVTPARVLSDDGERLVCWVPDGTPVRATRVPSGVHPRHVPLEQRFRLGRVPVRSAWVGSSTLRVVFEEQWSSVWWFFLPDGTFLNWYVNLEVPMGRTDTAVCRIDGVLDVEVLPDRSWSWKDEDEAVEALAAGKITREQLDRLRAEGERMIGLAESGLFPFDGTWCEFRPDPGWPLPTLPDEVMEER; encoded by the coding sequence GTGGCGGGACGGCTCTGGGCGCCGGGCGAGGAGGTCCTCTACTCGTTCCGGCGCAACGACGGCTCGCTCGGCGCGGTGACCCCGGCGCGGGTGCTCTCCGACGACGGTGAGCGGCTGGTGTGCTGGGTGCCCGACGGCACGCCCGTGCGCGCCACCCGGGTGCCCAGCGGCGTTCACCCGCGCCACGTCCCGCTGGAGCAGCGGTTCCGGCTCGGCCGGGTGCCCGTGCGCTCGGCCTGGGTCGGCTCCTCGACGCTGCGCGTGGTCTTCGAGGAGCAGTGGTCCAGCGTCTGGTGGTTCTTCCTGCCGGACGGGACCTTCCTGAACTGGTACGTCAACCTGGAGGTGCCGATGGGGCGCACGGACACCGCCGTGTGCCGCATCGACGGCGTGCTCGACGTCGAGGTCCTACCGGACCGGAGCTGGTCGTGGAAGGACGAGGACGAGGCCGTCGAGGCGCTGGCCGCAGGCAAGATCACCCGGGAGCAGCTTGACCGGCTGCGCGCCGAGGGCGAACGGATGATCGGTCTGGCCGAATCGGGACTTTTCCCTTTCGATGGGACGTGGTGCGAGTTCCGGCCGGACCCCGGCTGGCCGCTGCCGACACTGCCCGACGAGGTGATGGAGGAACGCTGA
- a CDS encoding MmcQ/YjbR family DNA-binding protein: MVSAEDFRDLALNLLESEEVETWGHPTFRVGDKMFAAMDGDGHRATVKATPEEQEALIAAAPQTYAVADYVGRYGWVSVDLRVADPKEIAELVREAWRRTAPKRLVDRHDAAESRSVQ, encoded by the coding sequence GTGGTCTCCGCCGAGGACTTCCGAGATCTGGCGCTGAACCTGTTGGAGTCCGAGGAGGTGGAGACCTGGGGGCATCCGACCTTCCGCGTCGGCGACAAGATGTTCGCCGCCATGGACGGCGACGGGCACCGCGCCACCGTCAAGGCGACGCCCGAGGAGCAGGAGGCGCTGATCGCCGCGGCGCCGCAGACCTACGCCGTCGCGGACTACGTCGGGCGCTACGGGTGGGTGAGCGTGGACCTGCGCGTCGCCGATCCGAAGGAAATCGCCGAGCTGGTCCGCGAGGCGTGGCGCCGCACCGCGCCCAAACGCCTGGTGGACCGGCACGACGCGGCGGAGTCCCGGTCCGTGCAATAG
- a CDS encoding branched-chain amino acid aminotransferase translates to MTTAPFTRTSNPNPLSAERRAQVLASPGFGQHFTDHMVSIDWDRERGWHDAAVLPYGSFPIDPAAMVLHYGQAIFEGLKAYRQPDGTVASFRPDANAERFRASARRLAMPELPDELFLASLRELIDIDRDWVPAAGGEESLYLRPFMISTEAGLGVRPASQYRYLLIASPAGAYFAGGIKPVSVWLSTEYVRAAPGGTGAAKFAGNYAASLLAQAQAAEQGCDQVVWLDAVERRWVEEMGGMNLCFVLGSGADARIVTPELTGTLLPGITRASLLELAADLGHGVEERRISTDEWEKGVASGEITEVFACGTAAVITPVGRVKHAGGEFTINGGASGELTMRLRKRLTDLQRGAVEDTHGWMHRLG, encoded by the coding sequence ATGACGACAGCGCCCTTCACCCGGACGTCCAACCCGAACCCCCTTTCGGCGGAGCGTCGGGCGCAGGTACTCGCCAGCCCCGGCTTCGGGCAGCACTTCACCGACCACATGGTCAGCATCGACTGGGACCGCGAGCGGGGCTGGCACGACGCGGCGGTCCTGCCCTACGGCAGCTTCCCGATCGACCCCGCCGCGATGGTGCTGCACTACGGCCAGGCCATCTTCGAGGGACTGAAGGCCTACCGGCAGCCGGACGGCACCGTCGCCTCGTTCCGGCCCGACGCCAACGCCGAGCGGTTCCGCGCGTCGGCCCGCAGGCTGGCGATGCCGGAGCTGCCGGACGAGCTGTTCCTCGCCTCGCTGCGCGAGCTGATCGACATCGACCGCGACTGGGTGCCCGCCGCGGGCGGTGAGGAGTCGCTGTACCTGCGGCCCTTCATGATCTCCACCGAGGCCGGGCTCGGGGTGCGCCCGGCGAGCCAGTACCGCTACCTGCTGATCGCCTCGCCCGCGGGCGCGTACTTCGCCGGTGGCATCAAGCCGGTCAGCGTCTGGCTGAGCACCGAGTACGTGCGCGCGGCCCCCGGCGGCACCGGTGCGGCGAAGTTCGCGGGCAACTACGCGGCCTCGCTGCTGGCCCAGGCCCAGGCCGCCGAGCAGGGCTGCGACCAGGTGGTGTGGCTGGACGCGGTGGAGCGGCGCTGGGTGGAGGAGATGGGCGGGATGAACCTCTGCTTCGTCCTCGGCTCCGGTGCCGACGCCCGCATCGTCACCCCCGAGCTGACCGGCACGCTGCTGCCCGGCATCACCAGGGCCTCGCTGCTGGAGCTGGCCGCCGACCTCGGCCACGGGGTCGAGGAGCGGCGGATCTCCACCGACGAGTGGGAGAAGGGCGTCGCCTCCGGTGAGATCACCGAGGTCTTCGCCTGCGGCACCGCCGCGGTGATCACCCCGGTCGGCCGGGTGAAGCACGCGGGCGGCGAGTTCACCATCAACGGCGGCGCCTCGGGCGAGCTGACCATGCGGCTGCGCAAGCGGCTGACCGACCTCCAGCGCGGCGCTGTCGAGGACACCCACGGCTGGATGCACCGGCTGGGCTGA
- a CDS encoding SDR family oxidoreductase: protein MTKPLIVITGASSGIGAATAQAFAELDHPLLLLARRLDRLEDLKLPNALCRTVDVTDAQAVADAVTEAEYQHGPTDAIVNNAGVMLLGHIAAQAPAEWRTMFDVNVLGLLNGVHAVLPGMIERGRGTVINVSSVAGRKGFPNHAVYGGTKFAVHAMSESLREEVAGKGVRVTTIAPGAVETELLSHTTDEAIKADYQAWKEANDVLTAEDVAAVIQFTYEQPQRVCVREVVLAATAQQA, encoded by the coding sequence ATGACCAAGCCGCTCATCGTGATCACCGGGGCCAGCTCCGGGATCGGCGCCGCGACCGCGCAAGCGTTCGCAGAGCTGGACCACCCCCTGCTCCTGCTGGCGCGTCGCCTGGACCGCCTTGAAGACCTCAAGCTGCCCAACGCGCTCTGCCGCACGGTCGACGTGACCGACGCCCAAGCCGTCGCCGACGCCGTCACGGAGGCCGAGTACCAGCACGGCCCCACCGACGCCATCGTGAACAACGCGGGCGTCATGCTGCTCGGCCACATCGCCGCCCAGGCTCCCGCCGAGTGGCGGACGATGTTCGACGTCAACGTGCTCGGCCTGCTCAACGGCGTGCACGCGGTGCTGCCGGGCATGATCGAGCGCGGCCGGGGCACGGTGATCAACGTCAGCTCGGTCGCCGGGCGCAAGGGCTTCCCCAACCACGCGGTCTACGGCGGCACCAAGTTCGCGGTGCACGCGATGTCGGAGAGCCTGCGCGAGGAGGTCGCGGGCAAGGGCGTGCGCGTGACCACGATCGCCCCCGGCGCGGTGGAGACCGAACTGCTCTCGCACACCACCGACGAGGCCATCAAGGCCGACTACCAGGCGTGGAAGGAGGCCAACGACGTGCTCACCGCCGAGGACGTCGCGGCCGTCATCCAGTTCACCTACGAACAGCCGCAGCGGGTCTGCGTGCGCGAGGTCGTGCTGGCCGCGACCGCGCAGCAGGCGTAA
- a CDS encoding adenosylcobinamide-GDP ribazoletransferase: MRGLRLAFSLLSVLPARVDDVDRETAGRAITAAPLVGLVLGAAAAGTAVGAVAVGLAPLLVGVLVVGLLALATRGMHVDGLGDVADGLGCYGPPEKALKVMHDPAAGPFAVVALIVNLGVQAAAISALLAQNRWGAIVIAVVAGRIAFGWGCRRGVPPAQQKGLGALVAGTQPLAIPVIWTVLLAAASLTVHLWLGPLAVLAATAAVLGLLAHTTKRFGGVNGDVLGACCEVATTVALVVLSAKQIF, from the coding sequence ATGCGCGGCCTGCGACTGGCGTTCTCCCTGTTGAGCGTGCTCCCCGCGCGCGTCGACGACGTCGACCGCGAGACGGCGGGCAGGGCGATCACGGCCGCACCGCTCGTCGGACTGGTGCTCGGAGCAGCGGCGGCGGGCACGGCGGTCGGTGCGGTCGCCGTCGGCTTGGCGCCGCTGCTGGTCGGAGTGCTGGTCGTGGGTCTGCTCGCCCTCGCCACGCGGGGCATGCACGTGGACGGGCTCGGCGACGTCGCGGACGGCCTGGGGTGCTACGGGCCGCCGGAGAAGGCGCTCAAGGTCATGCACGATCCCGCCGCCGGGCCGTTCGCCGTCGTGGCGCTGATCGTGAACCTGGGCGTGCAGGCGGCGGCCATCAGTGCCCTCCTCGCCCAGAACCGTTGGGGCGCAATAGTGATCGCCGTCGTGGCGGGGCGGATCGCGTTCGGCTGGGGCTGCCGCCGGGGTGTGCCGCCCGCCCAGCAGAAGGGGCTCGGGGCGCTCGTCGCGGGCACGCAGCCGTTGGCGATCCCGGTGATCTGGACGGTGCTCCTGGCAGCCGCTTCGCTGACGGTGCACCTGTGGCTGGGCCCGCTCGCGGTGCTCGCCGCGACGGCCGCGGTACTCGGTCTGCTCGCCCACACCACCAAGCGGTTCGGTGGCGTCAACGGGGACGTGCTCGGCGCCTGCTGCGAGGTCGCGACGACCGTCGCGTTGGTTGTGCTGTCGGCGAAACAAATTTTCTAA
- the cobT gene encoding nicotinate-nucleotide--dimethylbenzimidazole phosphoribosyltransferase has product MSEDKAVEDAGVFPPITPPDDEVRERAIARHAQLTKPAGSLGRLEELGAWIAACQGTCPPKPFERARVVVFAGDHGIAAEGVSAYPSEVTAQMVANFLAGGAAVNVLAAAAGATVRVADIAVAGETAPMVSKYKVRTSSGLIDREDALSAEETAAALRAGREIADEEIDGGADILVAGDMGIGNTTPSAVLIAALTGTEPVAVVGRGTGIDDQGWIRKTAAIRDALRRARKVGADPVGLLRTAGGADIAAMAGFLAQAAARRTPVVLDGVVVGAAAMVAEEMAPGSREWWVAGHRSVEPAHTVVLDHLDLKPILDFGMRLGEGSGALTALPVLSAATKILAEMATFADAGVSGGPTTPSDALTPPPAPEPQAAPEPPPAPTYTVAPPLDL; this is encoded by the coding sequence GTGTCCGAGGACAAGGCTGTGGAGGATGCAGGTGTCTTCCCGCCGATCACACCGCCGGACGACGAGGTCCGCGAGCGGGCGATCGCCCGGCACGCCCAGCTGACCAAGCCCGCGGGCTCGCTGGGCCGCCTCGAGGAGCTCGGCGCGTGGATCGCGGCCTGCCAGGGCACCTGCCCGCCGAAGCCGTTCGAGCGGGCGCGCGTGGTGGTCTTCGCCGGGGACCACGGCATCGCCGCGGAGGGCGTCTCGGCCTACCCCAGCGAGGTCACCGCGCAGATGGTGGCCAACTTCCTCGCCGGAGGCGCGGCGGTCAACGTGCTCGCCGCCGCCGCGGGCGCGACCGTCCGCGTCGCCGACATCGCGGTCGCGGGCGAGACCGCGCCGATGGTCAGCAAGTACAAGGTGCGCACCAGTTCCGGGCTCATCGACCGCGAGGACGCGCTGTCCGCGGAGGAGACGGCCGCGGCACTGCGCGCGGGCCGCGAGATCGCCGACGAGGAGATCGACGGCGGGGCGGACATCCTCGTCGCCGGGGACATGGGCATCGGCAACACCACGCCCTCCGCAGTGCTGATCGCGGCGCTGACCGGCACCGAGCCCGTCGCGGTGGTCGGCCGCGGCACCGGGATCGACGACCAGGGCTGGATCCGCAAGACGGCGGCCATCCGCGACGCGCTGCGGCGCGCCCGCAAGGTCGGCGCCGACCCCGTCGGGCTGCTGCGCACCGCGGGCGGAGCGGACATCGCCGCGATGGCCGGCTTCCTCGCCCAGGCCGCGGCGCGGCGCACGCCGGTGGTGCTGGACGGGGTCGTGGTGGGCGCGGCGGCGATGGTCGCCGAGGAGATGGCGCCGGGCTCACGCGAGTGGTGGGTGGCCGGGCACCGCTCGGTCGAGCCCGCGCACACCGTCGTGCTGGACCACCTCGACCTCAAGCCGATCCTGGACTTCGGCATGCGCCTCGGCGAGGGTTCCGGGGCCCTCACCGCGCTCCCCGTCCTGAGCGCGGCCACGAAGATCCTCGCGGAGATGGCCACCTTCGCCGACGCGGGCGTCTCCGGCGGCCCCACCACCCCGTCCGACGCCCTCACTCCGCCACCCGCGCCAGAACCCCAGGCGGCCCCCGAACCCCCGCCCGCGCCGACCTACACAGTCGCCCCGCCCCTCGACCTCTGA
- the cobU gene encoding bifunctional adenosylcobinamide kinase/adenosylcobinamide-phosphate guanylyltransferase, translating to MSRRTLVLGGARSGKSAHAEGLAPADPSVTYVATARRHPGDTDWEARIAEHTRRRPECWRTVEAADGPSLPDVLSAAGADELLLVDDLATWLTEVLDAANAWDGGDRKPVHAEVDRLTRALAETAARVVLVSAEVGLGVHPATPSGRLFRDELGRLNARVAEVCDTVTLLVAGIPLRLR from the coding sequence GTGAGTCGACGCACGCTCGTGCTCGGCGGCGCCCGTTCCGGCAAGTCGGCCCATGCCGAGGGCCTGGCGCCCGCCGACCCCTCGGTGACCTACGTGGCGACCGCCCGGCGCCACCCCGGCGACACCGACTGGGAAGCCCGCATCGCCGAGCACACGCGGCGCCGCCCGGAGTGCTGGCGGACGGTGGAAGCCGCCGACGGCCCCTCCCTCCCGGACGTGCTGTCCGCGGCGGGAGCCGACGAGCTGCTGCTGGTGGACGATCTCGCGACCTGGCTGACCGAGGTGCTCGACGCCGCGAACGCCTGGGACGGCGGCGATCGGAAGCCCGTGCACGCCGAGGTGGACCGGCTGACGAGGGCGCTGGCCGAGACCGCGGCGCGGGTCGTGCTGGTGTCCGCGGAGGTCGGGCTGGGCGTCCATCCCGCGACGCCTTCTGGCAGGCTCTTTCGTGACGAGCTTGGCAGGCTGAACGCCCGCGTCGCCGAGGTGTGCGACACGGTCACGCTGCTGGTGGCGGGAATCCCGCTGCGACTGCGCTGA
- a CDS encoding aldo/keto reductase family protein, with product MEFRRLGRSGLSVSAISYGNWITHGSQVEEDQAHACVKAALDAGITTFDTADVYANTAAESVLGRALAGQRRESLEIFTKVFWPTGPKGENDKGLGRKHIMESANASLKRLGTDYIDLYQAHRFDRTVPLEETMLAFADLVRQGKVLYVGVSEWNAEQITRGAAIARELNVPFISNQPQYSALWRIIESQVIPASEREGISQIVWSPIAQGVLTGKYKPGQPVPAGSRATDESGGKNFVARFLREDVLEKVQLLEPVAAEAGLTMAQLAVAWVLQNPNVASAIIGASRPEQVSENVKAAGVKLDEEIMKKIDEALDGVIEYDPRLTITP from the coding sequence ATGGAGTTCCGTCGTCTCGGCCGCAGTGGCCTTTCCGTCAGTGCCATCTCCTACGGCAACTGGATCACCCACGGCTCGCAGGTCGAGGAGGACCAGGCGCACGCCTGCGTGAAGGCCGCGCTCGACGCGGGCATCACGACCTTCGACACCGCCGACGTCTACGCCAACACCGCAGCGGAGTCGGTGCTCGGGCGCGCCCTCGCCGGTCAGCGCCGGGAGAGCCTGGAGATCTTCACCAAGGTCTTCTGGCCGACCGGCCCCAAGGGCGAGAACGACAAGGGTCTCGGCCGCAAGCACATCATGGAGTCGGCCAACGCCTCGCTGAAGCGCCTGGGCACCGACTACATCGACCTCTACCAGGCGCACCGCTTCGACCGGACGGTGCCGCTGGAGGAGACGATGCTGGCCTTCGCCGACCTCGTGCGGCAGGGCAAGGTCCTCTACGTCGGCGTCTCGGAGTGGAACGCCGAGCAGATCACCCGCGGCGCCGCCATCGCCCGCGAGCTGAACGTCCCGTTCATCTCCAACCAGCCCCAGTACTCCGCGCTGTGGCGGATCATCGAGTCCCAGGTGATCCCGGCCAGCGAGCGCGAGGGCATCAGCCAGATCGTCTGGTCGCCGATCGCCCAGGGCGTGCTCACCGGCAAGTACAAGCCCGGTCAGCCCGTGCCCGCGGGTTCCCGCGCCACCGACGAGAGCGGCGGCAAGAACTTCGTCGCCCGCTTCCTGCGCGAGGACGTGCTGGAGAAGGTGCAGCTGCTGGAGCCCGTCGCGGCCGAGGCCGGGCTGACCATGGCCCAGCTCGCCGTCGCCTGGGTGCTGCAGAACCCGAACGTGGCCTCGGCGATCATCGGCGCCTCGCGCCCCGAGCAGGTCAGCGAGAACGTCAAGGCCGCGGGCGTGAAGCTGGACGAGGAGATCATGAAGAAGATCGACGAGGCCCTCGACGGCGTCATCGAGTACGACCCCCGCCTCACCATCACCCCGTGA